A region from the Aphis gossypii isolate Hap1 chromosome 1, ASM2018417v2, whole genome shotgun sequence genome encodes:
- the LOC114128813 gene encoding regulator of G-protein signaling 7-like isoform X2: MLIVLLKPIGILCSYIFKAMGQSLVIGSERSARRKKQKADGNVAVDTPTVSLTAASMTDLDNITQHQIVYKKMEQLMDRMQDENTGIPVRTVNKFRAKVPSVFTGTDLILWIMKNVDVDDQVEALYFANLLSSHGYLFPIDDHFLNVKNDGSYYRFQTPYYWPSNIFDPENTDYAVYLCKRTMQNKTRLELADYEAENLAKLQKVLSRKWEFVFLQAEAQSKVDKKRDRMERKILDSQERAFWDVHRPMPGTIITTEIDYRKLKRYKELSTLANGDINSLVPIQLPVKTNIGKPTIESIKKDITAMRLKLDRRNIKLSKIADTYITYFEQYAEYDPFFTPPEFSNPWLLDNVEVWDCDKHSKEVTVRRIKRWAFSLKELLADPAGKEHFTKFLEKEFSCENLKFWEAVQNLKKLPQSDVPKAAEEIWTEYLSGDSLNIDSQSRELSRKNMSAPDRWAFDIAAVHVYHLMKSDSYQRYIRSEMYKEYLNTSKKKTSMKGIRSIVSFSGKRDICPS; the protein is encoded by the exons ATGTTAATTGTCCTGTTAAAACCGATAGGGATACTATGTTCCTACATATTTAAAGCCATGGGACAAAG CCTGGTCATCGGTTCGGAGCGGTCAGCCAGACGGAAGAAACAAAAAGCCGATGGCAATGTGGCCGTCGACACGCCGACCGTTTCGCTCACGGCGGCTTCCATGACCGATCTAGACAATATTACTCAGCACCAGATAGTCTACAAAAAA ATGGAACAACTGATGGACAGGATGCAGGATGAAAACACCGGCATTCCTGTGCGTACCGTCAATAAGTTCAGAGCTAAAGTGCCTTCTGTCTTTACCG GTACCGATTTGATATTGTGGATAATGAAGAATGTGGATGTTGATGATCAAG ttgaagCGTTATACTTTGCAAATCTTTTGTCATCGCATGGTTACTTGTTCCCAATTGATGATCATTTTCTGAATGTGAAGAATGATGGATCTTATTATCGTTTTCAA ACTCCTTATTACTGGccatcaaatatatttgaccCTGAAAATACTGATTATG ctgtATACCTGTGCAAAAGGACAATGCAAAACAAAACACGTTTAGAATTGGCCGATTATGAAGCTGAAAACTTAGCAAAACTTCAAAAAGTTTTATCTCGAAAATgggaatttgtatttttacaagCAGAGGCCCAAAGTAAAGTAGATAAAAAAAGAGATCGCAtggaaagaaaaatattagatagtcAAGAACGTGCATTTTGGGATGTGCATAGACCAATG cctggtactataataacaacagAAATTGACTATAGGAAATTAAAGAGATATAAAGAATTATCTACTTTGGCAAATGGAGACATTAACAGCTTAGTACCTATACAGCTCCCAGTAAAAACTAACATTGGTAAACCTACCAttgaatctataaaaaaagacATAACTGCAATGCGGCTAAAGCTTGATCGccgtaatataaaactatcgAAAATTGCAGACAC atatattacctattttgaaCAGTATGCAGAATATGATCCATTTTTTACACCTCCAGAATTTAGTAACCCTTGGTTATTGGATAATGTTGAAGTATGGGATTGTGACAAACATTC GAAAGAAGTTACAGTACGTAGAATAAAACGATGGGCTTTTAGTTTAAAAGAACTTCTAGCTGATCCTGCTGGAAAGGAACATTTTACGAAATTCCTGGAAAAAGAATTTAGttgtgaaaatttaaa ATTTTGGGAAGCAGTACAGAATCTTAAGAAATTGCCACAAAGTGATGTGCCTAAAGCTGCCGAAGAAATCTGGACGGAGTATTTAAGTGGCGATTCATTAAACATTGACTCGCAGTCAAGAGAACTAAGCCGAAAGAACATGTCCGCCCCTGATAGATGGGCATTTGATATTGCTGCC gttCATGTTTACCATTTAATGAAGAGTGATAGCTACCAGAGGTATATAAGATCAGAAatgtataaagaatatttaaatacttcaaaaaaaaag ACTTCCATGAAAGGCATTAGGTCTATAGTATCATTTTCTGGAAAAAGAGATATTTGCCCATCGTGA
- the LOC114128813 gene encoding regulator of G-protein signaling 7-like isoform X1 has translation MLIVLLKPIGILCSYIFKAMGQSLVIGSERSARRKKQKADGNVAVDTPTVSLTAASMTDLDNITQHQIVYKKMEQLMDRMQDENTGIPVRTVNKFRAKVPSVFTGTDLILWIMKNVDVDDQVEALYFANLLSSHGYLFPIDDHFLNVKNDGSYYRFQTPYYWPSNIFDPENTDYAVYLCKRTMQNKTRLELADYEAENLAKLQKVLSRKWEFVFLQAEAQSKVDKKRDRMERKILDSQERAFWDVHRPMPGTIITTEIDYRKLKRYKELSTLANGDINSLVPIQLPVKTNIGKPTIESIKKDITAMRLKLDRRNIKLSKIADTYITYFEQYAEYDPFFTPPEFSNPWLLDNVEVWDCDKHSSLFSYRKEVTVRRIKRWAFSLKELLADPAGKEHFTKFLEKEFSCENLKFWEAVQNLKKLPQSDVPKAAEEIWTEYLSGDSLNIDSQSRELSRKNMSAPDRWAFDIAAVHVYHLMKSDSYQRYIRSEMYKEYLNTSKKKTSMKGIRSIVSFSGKRDICPS, from the exons ATGTTAATTGTCCTGTTAAAACCGATAGGGATACTATGTTCCTACATATTTAAAGCCATGGGACAAAG CCTGGTCATCGGTTCGGAGCGGTCAGCCAGACGGAAGAAACAAAAAGCCGATGGCAATGTGGCCGTCGACACGCCGACCGTTTCGCTCACGGCGGCTTCCATGACCGATCTAGACAATATTACTCAGCACCAGATAGTCTACAAAAAA ATGGAACAACTGATGGACAGGATGCAGGATGAAAACACCGGCATTCCTGTGCGTACCGTCAATAAGTTCAGAGCTAAAGTGCCTTCTGTCTTTACCG GTACCGATTTGATATTGTGGATAATGAAGAATGTGGATGTTGATGATCAAG ttgaagCGTTATACTTTGCAAATCTTTTGTCATCGCATGGTTACTTGTTCCCAATTGATGATCATTTTCTGAATGTGAAGAATGATGGATCTTATTATCGTTTTCAA ACTCCTTATTACTGGccatcaaatatatttgaccCTGAAAATACTGATTATG ctgtATACCTGTGCAAAAGGACAATGCAAAACAAAACACGTTTAGAATTGGCCGATTATGAAGCTGAAAACTTAGCAAAACTTCAAAAAGTTTTATCTCGAAAATgggaatttgtatttttacaagCAGAGGCCCAAAGTAAAGTAGATAAAAAAAGAGATCGCAtggaaagaaaaatattagatagtcAAGAACGTGCATTTTGGGATGTGCATAGACCAATG cctggtactataataacaacagAAATTGACTATAGGAAATTAAAGAGATATAAAGAATTATCTACTTTGGCAAATGGAGACATTAACAGCTTAGTACCTATACAGCTCCCAGTAAAAACTAACATTGGTAAACCTACCAttgaatctataaaaaaagacATAACTGCAATGCGGCTAAAGCTTGATCGccgtaatataaaactatcgAAAATTGCAGACAC atatattacctattttgaaCAGTATGCAGAATATGATCCATTTTTTACACCTCCAGAATTTAGTAACCCTTGGTTATTGGATAATGTTGAAGTATGGGATTGTGACAAACATTC ttctttGTTTTCATATAGGAAAGAAGTTACAGTACGTAGAATAAAACGATGGGCTTTTAGTTTAAAAGAACTTCTAGCTGATCCTGCTGGAAAGGAACATTTTACGAAATTCCTGGAAAAAGAATTTAGttgtgaaaatttaaa ATTTTGGGAAGCAGTACAGAATCTTAAGAAATTGCCACAAAGTGATGTGCCTAAAGCTGCCGAAGAAATCTGGACGGAGTATTTAAGTGGCGATTCATTAAACATTGACTCGCAGTCAAGAGAACTAAGCCGAAAGAACATGTCCGCCCCTGATAGATGGGCATTTGATATTGCTGCC gttCATGTTTACCATTTAATGAAGAGTGATAGCTACCAGAGGTATATAAGATCAGAAatgtataaagaatatttaaatacttcaaaaaaaaag ACTTCCATGAAAGGCATTAGGTCTATAGTATCATTTTCTGGAAAAAGAGATATTTGCCCATCGTGA
- the LOC114128813 gene encoding regulator of G-protein signaling 7-like isoform X3: MLIVLLKPIGILCSYIFKAMGQSLVIGSERSARRKKQKADGNVAVDTPTVSLTAASMTDLDNITQHQIVYKKMEQLMDRMQDENTGIPVRTVNKFRAKVPSVFTGTDLILWIMKNVDVDDQVEALYFANLLSSHGYLFPIDDHFLNVKNDGSYYRFQTPYYWPSNIFDPENTDYAVYLCKRTMQNKTRLELADYEAENLAKLQKVLSRKWEFVFLQAEAQSKVDKKRDRMERKILDSQERAFWDVHRPMPGTIITTEIDYRKLKRYKELSTLANGDINSLVPIQLPVKTNIGKPTIESIKKDITAMRLKLDRRNIKLSKIADTYITYFEQYAEYDPFFTPPEFSNPWLLDNVEVWDCDKHSSLFSYRKEVTVRRIKRWAFSLKELLADPAGKEHFTKFLEKEFSCENLKFWEAVQNLKKLPQSDVPKAAEEIWTEYLSGDSLNIDSQSRELSRKNMSAPDRWAFDIAAVCNRTFSLCKIKNGVHNMINRT; encoded by the exons ATGTTAATTGTCCTGTTAAAACCGATAGGGATACTATGTTCCTACATATTTAAAGCCATGGGACAAAG CCTGGTCATCGGTTCGGAGCGGTCAGCCAGACGGAAGAAACAAAAAGCCGATGGCAATGTGGCCGTCGACACGCCGACCGTTTCGCTCACGGCGGCTTCCATGACCGATCTAGACAATATTACTCAGCACCAGATAGTCTACAAAAAA ATGGAACAACTGATGGACAGGATGCAGGATGAAAACACCGGCATTCCTGTGCGTACCGTCAATAAGTTCAGAGCTAAAGTGCCTTCTGTCTTTACCG GTACCGATTTGATATTGTGGATAATGAAGAATGTGGATGTTGATGATCAAG ttgaagCGTTATACTTTGCAAATCTTTTGTCATCGCATGGTTACTTGTTCCCAATTGATGATCATTTTCTGAATGTGAAGAATGATGGATCTTATTATCGTTTTCAA ACTCCTTATTACTGGccatcaaatatatttgaccCTGAAAATACTGATTATG ctgtATACCTGTGCAAAAGGACAATGCAAAACAAAACACGTTTAGAATTGGCCGATTATGAAGCTGAAAACTTAGCAAAACTTCAAAAAGTTTTATCTCGAAAATgggaatttgtatttttacaagCAGAGGCCCAAAGTAAAGTAGATAAAAAAAGAGATCGCAtggaaagaaaaatattagatagtcAAGAACGTGCATTTTGGGATGTGCATAGACCAATG cctggtactataataacaacagAAATTGACTATAGGAAATTAAAGAGATATAAAGAATTATCTACTTTGGCAAATGGAGACATTAACAGCTTAGTACCTATACAGCTCCCAGTAAAAACTAACATTGGTAAACCTACCAttgaatctataaaaaaagacATAACTGCAATGCGGCTAAAGCTTGATCGccgtaatataaaactatcgAAAATTGCAGACAC atatattacctattttgaaCAGTATGCAGAATATGATCCATTTTTTACACCTCCAGAATTTAGTAACCCTTGGTTATTGGATAATGTTGAAGTATGGGATTGTGACAAACATTC ttctttGTTTTCATATAGGAAAGAAGTTACAGTACGTAGAATAAAACGATGGGCTTTTAGTTTAAAAGAACTTCTAGCTGATCCTGCTGGAAAGGAACATTTTACGAAATTCCTGGAAAAAGAATTTAGttgtgaaaatttaaa ATTTTGGGAAGCAGTACAGAATCTTAAGAAATTGCCACAAAGTGATGTGCCTAAAGCTGCCGAAGAAATCTGGACGGAGTATTTAAGTGGCGATTCATTAAACATTGACTCGCAGTCAAGAGAACTAAGCCGAAAGAACATGTCCGCCCCTGATAGATGGGCATTTGATATTGCTGCCGTATGTAATCGCACATTTTCATTATGTAAGATTAAGAATGGAGTTCACAACATGATTAACAGAACATAG